Proteins found in one Quercus robur chromosome 2, dhQueRobu3.1, whole genome shotgun sequence genomic segment:
- the LOC126712360 gene encoding protein BASIC PENTACYSTEINE6, with amino-acid sequence MDDGGHRENGRHKADQYKTAQSQWLMQHQPSMKQIMSIMAERDAAIQERNLAVAEKKAAIAERDMAFLERDTAIAERNNAMLERDNAIATLQYRENSFTSGNMSCPPGCQISRGVKHIHHPQAQQHMHHVPHMGEPSYNTREMHTSDGLAMSPVASEAAKSRRAKRTKETKGISSDKKAAKTPRKIKRESDDLNNMFGKPNEWKSEQDMGSGGDDLNRQTGVPKTDWKGQDLGLNQVAFDESTMPAPVCSCTGILRQCYKWGNGGWQSSCCTTTLSMYPLPAVPNKRHARVGGRKMSGSAFNKLLSRLAAEGHDLSNPVDLKENWAKHGTNRYITIK; translated from the exons ATGGATGATGGAGGGCATCGTGAAAATGGAAGACACAAAGCAGATCAGTACAAAACAGCTCAGAGTCAG TGGTTGATGCAACATCAGCCATCAATGAAACAGATAATGAGCATTATGGCTGAAAGAGATGCAGCCATTCAAGAAAGAAATTTGGCCGTTGCTGAAAAAAAGGCAGCTATTGCAGAGAGAGACATGGCATTTCTGGAACGAGATACAGCAATTGCAGAACGGAATAATGCCATGTTGGAACGTGACAATGCAATTGCAACACTTCAATACCGGGAAAACTCCTTTACCAGTGGTAATATGTCATGCCCACCTGGATGCCAAATCTCACGTGGGGTGAAGCACATACACCATCCACAAGCACAACAGCACATGCATCATGTACCCCATATGGGTGAGCCATCTTACAATACAAGGGAAATGCACACAAGCGATGGTCTAGCAATGTCACCAGTTGCTTCCGAGGCTGCAAAGTCACGACGGGCTAAACGAACAAAGGAGACCAAGGGAATCTCATCTGACAAGAAAGCTGCAAAAACCCCAAGGAAGATTAAGAGGGAGAGTGATGACTTGAATAACATGTTTGGCAAGCCAAATGAGTGGAAGAGTGAGCAGGACATGGGCAGTGGAGGTGATGATCTTAACAGACAGACAGGGGTTCCAAAGACAGATTGGAAGGGGCAGGACTTAGGGTTAAATCAAGTTGCGTTTGATGAGTCAACGATGCCTGCACCTGTATGCTCCTGCACTGGAATCCTAAGGCAGTGTTACAAATGGGGAAATGGGGGGTGGCAATCTTCATGCTGCACAACCACCTTGTCGATGTATCCTCTGCCAGCAGTTCCAAACAAACGGCATGCCCGAGTTGGTGGGCGAAAGATGAGTGGAAGCGCCTTTAACAAGCTGCTCAGCCGGCTTGCTGCAGAAGGCCATGATCTGTCAAATCCTGTTGATTTGAAGGAAAATTGGGCCAAGCATGGTACAAATCGCTACATCACAATTAAGTAG